agggcgggcatcatgaacactcctgtgtttgttggttaattcctccacgtaaacttctgattgtactgtaaacattgaacatggccgacgtccgattttcctgtctaaaacttcactcattttcgttcatatgactctgaaactccaggaaacgattgggaagaaagggttatcttgaaatattgaggtactcgcagATATTtcgcaaaattaaatgagaaaaaatgcaaggaaaatgccgacaggcttacacaataacagttttcagactcggaggcatttgatcatctgcagattatgcaacaggcccagatcacgtgaggccatgaggggatatccacgcaactcagtaccaaacactagcgctcacagagtgagcaaacacaaagtgagtaccctaacgtcagctcagtagtctgtaatagattgtagtcaactaagaaaccttggagaaaggcttaacactgtggctatgccgctaagtcccttttgatttttgtcatagctcaaaatcgttctcccacacctcaacctgagccatgaacacccccttcagtttatgatatgacccatcacaatggcatgacgtcaacggatcttgacagacggaagtcttgacagacggaagttcttgacagcagcatattggttttcaactctaataccttctctgtctataaatagacacgagaaggtaaaaaaacACGCATGGTGATCCCACAAATCCATCGCCCCAGGCTTAAGAAATTGATCAGTCCCTAAGATATTATTCAGAAGTAGATTAAAGAAATTCACAAAAGTTTCAAAACGACAGTAATTTTCCTACATCCAGTTGAATGTGTAGCTTGCTAAGTGCATGGCAATTGAAGAAAATTATGTTCAAGCAAGTGACAAATCTGCAGTTTTAACATTCTTGTGCTCTTTTTAAGTTTGGAGCGGTTCGTACAACAACAGTTACCGATGTACACAGTCAGTGAGAATCGTCTTCGCGTACCGCGTATCGATTCACGAtaaattgctcaaaaattttGCAGTAGCACCAAGTGGCATTCGTCGATCTTTGAACAAAAGAGGGCGTGCCaccaaattttgaccatttcgcCTCTGTGATGACCTCATTTTTATTCCCGTGGCAAGGTAATATCCTACGGCGGTACATATATTAAGAAGCAAACGTGCGATATTCTGGACGGATGCCAAAAAAACAACACTGGCGTCTACGTATTCACGAATTTTCATCCTCGATGTTGGCAACTTTTTCCTGATTAAAATTCCAAGAAAAATAATGTCaggtaaataaatttaaaactaCGTTGACTCTTATCAAGAATCATGTGATAAAAATCAAGACAAACGGTCTGTCTTGTTTAAGAATAAATGAAGCGCGACAATTAAACGAGCCGTGAATTTTCATACACCGATTTCGATAATGTTTTTCTCTCCTTATCCAGTGTAATTACCTTACACATTCGGCAGGTTCTAAGTAAACGTCACTCGTTTTACACTCTGTAGCGGTAGTTCTTATCAGATTTGTCGCATAAAAAGCCCTTGGAAATTGTGAGCACCTGTCCACTTTGAATAATGTTTCCTCTTTAGAAAAACTCTAACAATTTTACCCCAGGCTATCACTACAGCCAAGCCTTTCATGCAAACTGGGCAAGATCTAGGAGGTTCACACATTATTGATCAGAAAGCACACGTTGAGAACACGCTTTCCTCAGCTTTGCTCTACACAATGCCGCATCATTGCGATAAAAAGTGTGCAGATACCAAAGCATGCGTTCcacatttcaaacttttgatTACAGTAAGCGTTgatcagcaaacaaaaatagtgaatgATTGTGTCAGCTTTGAAATGGGTTCATTTAATAATGTTGAGAATGATGAAAACAAGTTTTAAACATGACTTCGTTGTCAATTTGTTCTTCACTCATTGATATGCCCCGTTGTCTCCAGTTGACTTTTGACCCCAGTTTTTGCCTCCAGTACAATTTGGGCCGATAATTTCGTAGAAAATATAGTGTTTTGACgctgctatgcgggtcaaataTGTGAACTTTTGCACCCCGATTTTACGGAAAATTGTAGAGTTTGTAGTTGGAACGAGCTAGAGTACACCCTTAGGCAAATCAGGAATGAGAACCCCCCGGTGTTCTAAAGCCCTGACAGTCGGGGTTGGAGTGGGCTGGGTAGAAGGCAAGTCTTACATACCAGAGATTCGAACTCAACTAAGTGTCATGTGTTTTCATACAAGGCAACTCTATTGCTTTTTATACACATGGAATAACATGAAACAAGTATTCCAAAATCGCAATGAAAGAAGTAATAGTCCAGCAAGTTTAGCACTGATAAAATATAATGTTTGTTATCAGAGAgaaattttttagttttttttttctcataatCATGTCAACTATACATggtcagaaaaatgaaaaataaaaatgaaaataaacctGTGAATAACTGTactttgtaatgaaataagATTGTAAACACAAGtggttttaattaattttgaatgccatAAAGCAAAATCTTCTTTAATCGTAAACTCTTCTACGCTGCACACATCAAGGTCTGGCTTCCAAAACACGATAGAGGTTCTATTGTACTAAGTCAGACAATTATTTTTCCATCATCTGACCTTCAATACAATCAGTCATCACACTGTGAAACGTAAACAAACGTTATGAACGTTGAACCCTCATAGATGACGTTCGACCGAGGTCATCTGAAGGAAGGCAACTCAACAACCAAATGGCCTCAGCTAGTTTAATACAGTAGCAAAAATGCATCCTCAAAATCAGGAAATTttggtcatttgcatatcctGTAAGTTTGACCAATCTTAGCGACACACTGGTGTTGATGTAATAGAAGCTGATTAAAAATAAGATAGCTtaatttgatataaaattttcatttcagaGAAAAGCGTAAATTACCTTTGCAAAGATTTTACTATTAGGcgatttaaagaaaattctgtgtttgccgtccttggatttttgaagaATCTCTCAGCCAGGGAAACAAACAAACGcggacaaaaaacacaagtgtattaacattaGCTCAATTTTTAActggtttcttttggaaaaacaatatttttatttgtaatagtgttaatatttttctttgttttcttaattttctctcaaAACCTACCAGCATGCGGAcgtcaaacaagtaattttatttaaagcgccttatatgttttgtaaaacaaagaTAAAACTCACTGTGTGCTAATCTATATTACAGTAATATTGCCCCTTGAAATAATGCTGTCTGTACATGTGACATTCAAAAAACTTCCGGAAATTTTTACACCATCGTTCAGACACAGATGTGTCAAAACTATAAAACAAAGTACAACACTTTATCTGCATTGCTTTCACTTTcccagaaatacatgtacatcttatAACTTTGCGTGTATCAAGCTGGTGATGTCGTCTGCTGAAAGCGGCCTGATCGTCAGGTACGCATGCGCAGTTTCTCTGTTACGTTTAAAAAACAAACCAGACGCAGAGTTTGGCGACTGAAAGCTTGAATGTGTTTTCTACCAGATATGTAGTTTCGTTTCGACTCTACTTTGGAACGAGACAGCTGCCTTTTAGTCTGCCACTTTCATGGAGGTAGGACacatattgatatttttgttgcacgcgtcctacatacatacagacttgAATCCTCTGCTCGTTTATCATTTGACGTACCTGACCCCAAACCGCttttaaattatcaaaattttcagtctGAACGAAACGTATTTCATTCGATTGTTGCTGATATATTTATATGGAGCACTGTAGCCAGGCATGCAAAATACTCCTAGAAGATATATTAATGGCACACAGTGCCATAATTTGAATGTAatcctatctacaatacaataatttacaagTCAATTGTTGAAATAGTCTAAACATTAATCATCAAGTGGAACTTTGTAGGCATCCACTAATGCTTCACCGGAGTATATTATACCGATTGTTCCACAAATAAGACCAgtcaaaattatgacaaaatcaaagaatttttgatataagGGCATTTGGTTCCACTTTAGCTTTAAATGAAACCAACAGGGCCATATAAACGACAACATTGTGCCTGTAAAACTTCCTATAAGACCCATTAGTATTGCAAAGTGTGGTATGTAAATTGCCAGGAGTAAAGTAAGTACAACTAACAAACTTCGGAGGAATACACCCCATACTTTTATTGCGCCGTCCAATGCATAGCATGATGGGAAGTATGTTTCTGGTCGTCCTTGGAAGAAAGAACGTTCGATAAGTTCCACAGCTGCGTAGTAGGGCAACGGGTACGACAGCAAAGCCTTGACGACAAGGAAAATGTTGACAATGGCGCGAAAAACATCGCCTGGTAGGTTGTCTGTGATGACTTCCTTAGTAGCTGCTCCCCAGGTTAAGAAGCCGACGTAACCAAAGAGACTCTTGAAGATTCCGGCAAGACCGTGAGTCCAGTGCATCATCTTGTTAAAGTTTTCTTTATCGTGCATATTTCCTTCCAGACTCGGCAAGAAGATCTGAGAAGTGTAGCTAAACACCACGATGCCCAGAACGACAGGGAACAGCTTGATATCGACCAGGATGCGAACTTCTGACCAGTGCCAATGTTTGATCCTGGTCAAACAGTAGCCAATAATGATGATGTTGATAAAGATATGAGCGACAGTGCACCCCATACTAAGACGGGACACTGATTTCAGATTTCGAAGAAACGCGCATGGTATTAAAAAGAAACATGCTATGATTGTCCATGCGCTCTCCGGCACCCCCGAATACTTAAAACTATTCTTTAAGAGGTCCCCGCACAGAACCAAGTACAGAATACACGTCATTATCAGTTCTACAAACTGAGCAGCATGAACAACCTGTGCGCCTTTTTGCTTCCCCCACACTGCCTCAGCGATGTCCACGTATGTATTTCGAACGCGAACTTTTTCTCCCGTCTGTTCGTCCTCCTCGTAGAGGCAATACACCAGGATTTTACCGGTCCAACAGCAGATATACGCTATGCCGAGAAGAACCACTATTGCCCAGTAGCCACCGTGGAGCACTGAATAAGGAAACGCCACTATGAACATACCCtggaaagaaaagaaaccaaaaacaATGAATATGTCTCAAAGATGAA
The DNA window shown above is from Ptychodera flava strain L36383 chromosome 5, AS_Pfla_20210202, whole genome shotgun sequence and carries:
- the LOC139134097 gene encoding vesicular inhibitory amino acid transporter-like, translated to MHAVTSAATVASRRLAEARNTARRFLPFNRGEDEERVHFAHHDRTEMEVFNEDGKGKDAEDISEAEKGLEMNGGIPNDQKPPPKVESSNEPIAKRSISSWDAGWNVTNAIQGMFIVAFPYSVLHGGYWAIVVLLGIAYICCWTGKILVYCLYEEDEQTGEKVRVRNTYVDIAEAVWGKQKGAQVVHAAQFVELIMTCILYLVLCGDLLKNSFKYSGVPESAWTIIACFFLIPCAFLRNLKSVSRLSMGCTVAHIFINIIIIGYCLTRIKHWHWSEVRILVDIKLFPVVLGIVVFSYTSQIFLPSLEGNMHDKENFNKMMHWTHGLAGIFKSLFGYVGFLTWGAATKEVITDNLPGDVFRAIVNIFLVVKALLSYPLPYYAAVELIERSFFQGRPETYFPSCYALDGAIKVWGVFLRSLLVVLTLLLAIYIPHFAILMGLIGSFTGTMLSFIWPCWFHLKLKWNQMPLYQKFFDFVIILTGLICGTIGIIYSGEALVDAYKVPLDD